A window from Flavobacterium gyeonganense encodes these proteins:
- a CDS encoding acyl carrier protein produces the protein MNTTEQLHNVFSRAFEIPVETINDELEYQGIAEWDSMSHLVLVEELERTYNISIDMEDILDMGSVEKIKGILKKHGFEIN, from the coding sequence ATGAATACAACAGAACAATTACACAACGTATTTTCAAGAGCTTTTGAAATACCGGTTGAAACTATAAATGATGAGTTAGAATATCAGGGAATAGCCGAATGGGATTCTATGAGCCATCTTGTACTGGTTGAAGAACTGGAAAGAACTTATAATATTTCAATAGATATGGAAGATATTCTGGATATGGGAAGTGTTGAAAAAATAAAAGGTATCCTTAAAAAACACGGATTTGAAATTAATTAG
- a CDS encoding AMP-binding protein, which yields MELYELISKNENLIFTDAASGVSKSIQEMHQSLEIENLRSVVFIYNDNQLPAIETLLNFYQSRFTIALLGQGTNTDFKENLETKYTPYYIYDPSRNSIEGYTAVHVSDTIMLFRRNENSIYPIHPKIRLLLSTSGTTGSPKFVRLSVENLVQNAKSILEYLPIKGDDVVPLNVPVHSVFGLSIFHTNCIKAHQIVCTDKDPFQKEFWSDLKHYGYSTLGGVPYFYEMLNSIGFFRKDYPSLRYFTHGGGMLSHKLVEIISEYNEKYGKQFFAQYGQTEASGRMSFLPPKDLLRKATSIGRAIQNGRFEIDNETSELVYYGPNIFGGYAERRADLQFYDQEEKLHTGDQARVDSEGYYFITGRLKRIVKLFGTRINLDEIELLLKNTLGGQTFICLNIHDKHLAVLYTDENVNKEVIVNVLKAKLSLHSSSLKVIYLDNVPLTANGKVNYPVIKESLESEIAV from the coding sequence ATGGAATTATATGAATTAATCTCAAAAAACGAAAACTTAATCTTTACGGATGCTGCTTCGGGTGTTTCTAAATCAATACAAGAAATGCATCAGTCTCTCGAAATTGAGAACTTGAGATCTGTTGTTTTTATATATAATGACAATCAGTTACCGGCCATAGAGACTTTATTAAATTTTTATCAAAGTCGATTTACAATTGCACTACTCGGACAGGGAACCAATACCGATTTTAAGGAAAATTTAGAAACAAAATATACGCCTTATTACATTTATGATCCGTCACGTAATAGTATTGAAGGTTATACTGCAGTACATGTTTCTGATACTATCATGCTTTTCAGACGCAATGAAAATTCGATTTATCCGATACATCCCAAAATTAGATTGCTCCTGAGCACTTCCGGAACAACGGGATCTCCAAAATTTGTTAGACTGTCTGTTGAAAACTTAGTGCAAAATGCCAAATCTATTTTGGAATATCTGCCTATTAAAGGCGATGATGTAGTGCCTTTGAATGTTCCTGTTCATTCGGTATTCGGGTTATCTATTTTTCATACCAATTGTATCAAAGCGCATCAGATTGTTTGTACGGATAAAGATCCTTTTCAAAAAGAATTCTGGTCCGATTTGAAGCATTATGGATATTCGACTTTAGGGGGCGTACCTTATTTTTATGAAATGCTCAATAGTATTGGTTTCTTCAGAAAAGATTATCCATCATTACGATACTTCACTCATGGAGGCGGAATGCTAAGTCATAAATTAGTTGAAATCATTTCAGAATACAACGAGAAGTATGGCAAACAATTCTTCGCGCAATACGGTCAAACTGAGGCCAGCGGACGCATGTCTTTTTTACCTCCAAAAGATCTGTTACGAAAAGCAACTTCTATCGGACGGGCTATTCAAAACGGACGTTTCGAAATAGACAATGAAACTTCAGAGCTTGTTTATTATGGTCCGAATATTTTTGGCGGATATGCCGAAAGAAGAGCCGATTTGCAGTTTTATGACCAGGAAGAAAAACTGCATACAGGCGATCAGGCAAGAGTAGATTCTGAAGGGTATTATTTTATTACGGGTCGTTTAAAAAGAATCGTAAAACTATTTGGTACCCGTATCAATCTGGATGAAATAGAATTGCTTCTTAAGAATACTCTTGGTGGACAAACCTTTATTTGCCTGAATATCCATGATAAACATTTAGCCGTGTTGTATACAGATGAAAACGTAAACAAAGAAGTAATCGTAAACGTTTTAAAAGCAAAATTGAGCCTTCATTCCAGTTCATTAAAAGTAATTTACTTAGATAACGTACCGCTTACAGCTAATGGAAAGGTAAATTATCCTGTTATTAAAGAATCGCTGGAATCTGAAATAGCGGTGTAA